In Cervus elaphus chromosome 7, mCerEla1.1, whole genome shotgun sequence, the following proteins share a genomic window:
- the ABCF1 gene encoding ATP-binding cassette sub-family F member 1 isoform X1: MPKAPKQQPPEPEWIGDGETTSPTDKVVKKGKKDKKTKKTFFEELAVEDKQAGEEEKVLKEKEQQQQQQQQQKKKRDTRKGRRKKDVDDDGEEKELMERLKKLSVPASDEEDEVPAPVPRGGKKTKGGNVFAALIQDQSEEEEEEEKHPPKPAKPEKNRINKAVSQEQQPGLKGKKTKEEKSKGKAKPQNKFAALESEEEEDEEEATKEKEPPKQGKEKAKKAEQGSEEGEEEEEEGESKADDPSAHLSKKEKKKLKKQMEYERQVASLKAANAAENDFSVSQAEVSSRQAMLENASDIKLEKFSISAHGKELFVNADLYIVAGRRYGLVGPNGKGKTTLLKHIANRALSIPPNIDVLLCEQEVVADETPAVQAVLRADTKRLKLLEEERRLQAQLEQGDDAAAERLEKVYEELRATGAAAAEAKARRILAGLGFDPEMQNRPTQKFSGGWRMRVSLARALFMEPTLLMLDEPTNHLDLNAVIWLNNYLQGWRKTLLIVSHDQGFLDDVCTDIIHLDAQRLHYYRGNYMTFKKMYQQKQKELLKQYEKQEKKLKELKAGGKSTKQAEKQTKEALTRKQQKCRRKNQDEESQEAPELLKRPREYTVRFTFPDPPPLSPPVLGLHGVTFGYEGQKPLFKNLDFGIDMDSRICIVGPNGVGKSTLLLLLTGKLTPTRGEMRKNHRLKIGFFNQQYAEQLRMEETPTEYLQRGFNLPYQDARKCLGRFGLESHAHTIQICKLSGGQKARVVFAELACREPDVLILDEPTNNLDIESIDALGEAINEYKGAVIVVSHDARLITETNCQLWVVEEQSVSQIDGDFEDYKREVLEALGEVMVSRPRE, encoded by the exons ATGCCGAAAGCGCCCAAGCAGCAGCCGCCGGAGCCCGAGTGGATCGGGGACGGAGAGACCACGAGCCCCACAG ACAAAGTggtgaagaaagggaagaaggacaAGAAGACCAAAAAGACG TTCTTCGAGGAGCTGGCAGTAGAAGACAAACAGGCTGGGGAAGAAGAGAAAGTGCTCAAGGagaaggagcagcagcagcagcagcagcag CAGCAAAAAAAGAAGCGAGACACCCGTAAAGGGAGGCGGAAAAAGGATGTGGATGATGATGGAGAGGAGAAGGAGCTCATGGAGCGTCTTAAGAAGCTCTCAGTACCAGCCAGCGATGAGGAGGACGAGG TACCCGCCCCAGTACCCAGAGGAGGGAAGAAAACCAAG GGTGGTAATGTTTTTGCAGCCCTGATTCAGGATCAgagtgaagaggaggaggaggaggaaaaacatCCTCCTAAGCCGGCCAAGCCAGAGAAGAATCGGATCAATAAG GCTGTATCTCAGGAACAACAGCCAGGGTTGAAGGGCAAAAAGACAAAGGAGGAGAAGTCAAAGGGGAAGGCCAAG CCTCAAAATAAATTTGCTGCTCTggagagtgaggaggaggaggatgaagaggaagcaacaaaagaaaaggaaccaCCCAAACAAGGGAAGGAGAAGGCCAAGAAGGCagaacag GGctcagaggaaggagaagaggaggaggaagaaggggagtcCAAGGCTGATGACCCCTCTGCTCACCTTagcaagaaggagaagaagaagctCAAGAAACAA atGGAGTATGAGCGCCAGGTGGCTTCGTTAAAAGCAGCCAATGCTGCTGAAAATGACTTCTCCGTGTCACAAGCAGAGGTGTCTTCCCGCCAGGCCATGCTAGAAAATGCCTCTGACATCAAG CTGGAGAAGTTCAGCATCTCGGCCCACGGCAAGGAGCTGTTCGTCAACGCAGACCTGTACATCGTCGCCGGCCGCCGCTACGGGCTGGTGGGACCCAATGG CAAGGGCAAGACCACTCTGCTCAAGCACATCGCCAACCGAGCCCTGAGCATCCCCCCCAACATCGACGTGCTGCTCTGCGAGCAGG AGGTGGTGGCTGATGAGACGCCAGCCGTGCAGGCTGTCCTTCGCGCGGACACCAAGCGCTTGAAGCTGCTGGAGGAGGAGCGGCGGCTTCAGGCGCAGCTGGAGCAGGGCGACGACGCGGCTGCCGAGAGGCTCGAGAAG gtGTATGAGGAACTGCGGGCCACCGGGGCTGCCGCTGCAGAGGCCAAAGCCCGCCGGATCCTGGCCGGTCTGGGCTTTGACCCTGAGATGCAGAATCGACCCACACAGAAGTTCTCGGGGGGCTGGCGCATGCGTGTCTCCTTGGCCAG GGCGCTGTTCATGGAGCCCACGCTGCTGATGTTGGATGAGCCCACCAACCACCTGGACCTCAACGCTGTCATCTGGCTCAACAA CTATCTCCAGGGCTGGCGGAAGACGCTGCTCATCGTCTCCCACGACCAGGGCTTCCTGGATGACGTTTGTACTGACATCATCCATCTCGATGCCCAGCGGCTTCACTACTACAGGGGCAATTACA TGACCTTCAAGAAGATGTATCAGCAAAAGCAGAAGGAACTGCTGAAGCAATATGAGAAGCAGGAGAAAAAGCTGAAGGAGCTAAAGGCCGGTGGCAAGTCCACCAAGCAGGCG GAGAAGCAAACCAAGGAAGCCTTGACTCGAAAGCAGCAGAAGTGCCGGCGGAAAAACCAGGACGAGGAGTCGCAGGAGGCCCCCGAGCTGCTGAAGCGCCCCAGGGAGTACACCGTGCGCTTCACGTTCCCCGACCCGCCGCCGCTCAGCCCTCCGGTGCTGGGCCTGCACG GTGTGACCTTTGGCTATGAGGGGCAGAAACCACTCTTTAAGAATCTGGATTTTGGCATCGACATGGACTCAAGGA TCTGCATTGTGGGCCCTAACGGCGTGGGGAAGagcaccctgctgctgctgctgacagGCAAGCTGACACCG ACTCGGGGTGAAATGAGGAAGAACCACCGGCTG AAAATTGGCTTCTTCAACCAGCAGTATGCAGAGCAGCTGCGCATGGAGGAGACGCCCACCGAGTACCTGCAGCGGGGCTTCAACCTGCCCTACCAGGACGCGCGCAAGTGCCTGGGCCGCTTCGGCCTGGAGAGCCACGCCCACACCATCCAGATCTGCAAGCTCTCTG GTGGACAGAAAGCCCGAGTTGTGTTTGCAGAGCTGGCCTGTCGGGAGCCTGACGTCCTCATCTTG GATGAACCCACCAATAACTTGGACATCGAGTCTATCGACGCTCTAGGAGAGGCCATCAACGAATACAAGGGTG CTGTGATCGTCGTCAGCCACGATGCCCGACTCATCACAGAAACCAACTGCCAGCTGTGGGTGGTGGAGGAGCAGAGTGTTAGCCAGATCGATGGTGACTTCGAAGACTACAAGCGGGAGGTGTTGGAGGCCCTGGGAGAAGTCATGGTCAGCCGGCCCCGAGAGTGA
- the ABCF1 gene encoding ATP-binding cassette sub-family F member 1 isoform X3: protein MPKAPKQQPPEPEWIGDGETTSPTDKVVKKGKKDKKTKKTFFEELAVEDKQAGEEEKVLKEKEQQQQQQQKKKRDTRKGRRKKDVDDDGEEKELMERLKKLSVPASDEEDEVPAPVPRGGKKTKGGNVFAALIQDQSEEEEEEEKHPPKPAKPEKNRINKAVSQEQQPGLKGKKTKEEKSKGKAKPQNKFAALESEEEEDEEEATKEKEPPKQGKEKAKKAEQGSEEGEEEEEEGESKADDPSAHLSKKEKKKLKKQMEYERQVASLKAANAAENDFSVSQAEVSSRQAMLENASDIKLEKFSISAHGKELFVNADLYIVAGRRYGLVGPNGKGKTTLLKHIANRALSIPPNIDVLLCEQEVVADETPAVQAVLRADTKRLKLLEEERRLQAQLEQGDDAAAERLEKVYEELRATGAAAAEAKARRILAGLGFDPEMQNRPTQKFSGGWRMRVSLARALFMEPTLLMLDEPTNHLDLNAVIWLNNYLQGWRKTLLIVSHDQGFLDDVCTDIIHLDAQRLHYYRGNYMTFKKMYQQKQKELLKQYEKQEKKLKELKAGGKSTKQAEKQTKEALTRKQQKCRRKNQDEESQEAPELLKRPREYTVRFTFPDPPPLSPPVLGLHGVTFGYEGQKPLFKNLDFGIDMDSRICIVGPNGVGKSTLLLLLTGKLTPTRGEMRKNHRLKIGFFNQQYAEQLRMEETPTEYLQRGFNLPYQDARKCLGRFGLESHAHTIQICKLSGGQKARVVFAELACREPDVLILDEPTNNLDIESIDALGEAINEYKGAVIVVSHDARLITETNCQLWVVEEQSVSQIDGDFEDYKREVLEALGEVMVSRPRE, encoded by the exons ATGCCGAAAGCGCCCAAGCAGCAGCCGCCGGAGCCCGAGTGGATCGGGGACGGAGAGACCACGAGCCCCACAG ACAAAGTggtgaagaaagggaagaaggacaAGAAGACCAAAAAGACG TTCTTCGAGGAGCTGGCAGTAGAAGACAAACAGGCTGGGGAAGAAGAGAAAGTGCTCAAGGagaaggagcagcagcagcag CAGCAGCAAAAAAAGAAGCGAGACACCCGTAAAGGGAGGCGGAAAAAGGATGTGGATGATGATGGAGAGGAGAAGGAGCTCATGGAGCGTCTTAAGAAGCTCTCAGTACCAGCCAGCGATGAGGAGGACGAGG TACCCGCCCCAGTACCCAGAGGAGGGAAGAAAACCAAG GGTGGTAATGTTTTTGCAGCCCTGATTCAGGATCAgagtgaagaggaggaggaggaggaaaaacatCCTCCTAAGCCGGCCAAGCCAGAGAAGAATCGGATCAATAAG GCTGTATCTCAGGAACAACAGCCAGGGTTGAAGGGCAAAAAGACAAAGGAGGAGAAGTCAAAGGGGAAGGCCAAG CCTCAAAATAAATTTGCTGCTCTggagagtgaggaggaggaggatgaagaggaagcaacaaaagaaaaggaaccaCCCAAACAAGGGAAGGAGAAGGCCAAGAAGGCagaacag GGctcagaggaaggagaagaggaggaggaagaaggggagtcCAAGGCTGATGACCCCTCTGCTCACCTTagcaagaaggagaagaagaagctCAAGAAACAA atGGAGTATGAGCGCCAGGTGGCTTCGTTAAAAGCAGCCAATGCTGCTGAAAATGACTTCTCCGTGTCACAAGCAGAGGTGTCTTCCCGCCAGGCCATGCTAGAAAATGCCTCTGACATCAAG CTGGAGAAGTTCAGCATCTCGGCCCACGGCAAGGAGCTGTTCGTCAACGCAGACCTGTACATCGTCGCCGGCCGCCGCTACGGGCTGGTGGGACCCAATGG CAAGGGCAAGACCACTCTGCTCAAGCACATCGCCAACCGAGCCCTGAGCATCCCCCCCAACATCGACGTGCTGCTCTGCGAGCAGG AGGTGGTGGCTGATGAGACGCCAGCCGTGCAGGCTGTCCTTCGCGCGGACACCAAGCGCTTGAAGCTGCTGGAGGAGGAGCGGCGGCTTCAGGCGCAGCTGGAGCAGGGCGACGACGCGGCTGCCGAGAGGCTCGAGAAG gtGTATGAGGAACTGCGGGCCACCGGGGCTGCCGCTGCAGAGGCCAAAGCCCGCCGGATCCTGGCCGGTCTGGGCTTTGACCCTGAGATGCAGAATCGACCCACACAGAAGTTCTCGGGGGGCTGGCGCATGCGTGTCTCCTTGGCCAG GGCGCTGTTCATGGAGCCCACGCTGCTGATGTTGGATGAGCCCACCAACCACCTGGACCTCAACGCTGTCATCTGGCTCAACAA CTATCTCCAGGGCTGGCGGAAGACGCTGCTCATCGTCTCCCACGACCAGGGCTTCCTGGATGACGTTTGTACTGACATCATCCATCTCGATGCCCAGCGGCTTCACTACTACAGGGGCAATTACA TGACCTTCAAGAAGATGTATCAGCAAAAGCAGAAGGAACTGCTGAAGCAATATGAGAAGCAGGAGAAAAAGCTGAAGGAGCTAAAGGCCGGTGGCAAGTCCACCAAGCAGGCG GAGAAGCAAACCAAGGAAGCCTTGACTCGAAAGCAGCAGAAGTGCCGGCGGAAAAACCAGGACGAGGAGTCGCAGGAGGCCCCCGAGCTGCTGAAGCGCCCCAGGGAGTACACCGTGCGCTTCACGTTCCCCGACCCGCCGCCGCTCAGCCCTCCGGTGCTGGGCCTGCACG GTGTGACCTTTGGCTATGAGGGGCAGAAACCACTCTTTAAGAATCTGGATTTTGGCATCGACATGGACTCAAGGA TCTGCATTGTGGGCCCTAACGGCGTGGGGAAGagcaccctgctgctgctgctgacagGCAAGCTGACACCG ACTCGGGGTGAAATGAGGAAGAACCACCGGCTG AAAATTGGCTTCTTCAACCAGCAGTATGCAGAGCAGCTGCGCATGGAGGAGACGCCCACCGAGTACCTGCAGCGGGGCTTCAACCTGCCCTACCAGGACGCGCGCAAGTGCCTGGGCCGCTTCGGCCTGGAGAGCCACGCCCACACCATCCAGATCTGCAAGCTCTCTG GTGGACAGAAAGCCCGAGTTGTGTTTGCAGAGCTGGCCTGTCGGGAGCCTGACGTCCTCATCTTG GATGAACCCACCAATAACTTGGACATCGAGTCTATCGACGCTCTAGGAGAGGCCATCAACGAATACAAGGGTG CTGTGATCGTCGTCAGCCACGATGCCCGACTCATCACAGAAACCAACTGCCAGCTGTGGGTGGTGGAGGAGCAGAGTGTTAGCCAGATCGATGGTGACTTCGAAGACTACAAGCGGGAGGTGTTGGAGGCCCTGGGAGAAGTCATGGTCAGCCGGCCCCGAGAGTGA
- the ABCF1 gene encoding ATP-binding cassette sub-family F member 1 isoform X2, whose translation MPKAPKQQPPEPEWIGDGETTSPTDKVVKKGKKDKKTKKTFFEELAVEDKQAGEEEKVLKEKEQQQQQQQQKKKRDTRKGRRKKDVDDDGEEKELMERLKKLSVPASDEEDEVPAPVPRGGKKTKGGNVFAALIQDQSEEEEEEEKHPPKPAKPEKNRINKAVSQEQQPGLKGKKTKEEKSKGKAKPQNKFAALESEEEEDEEEATKEKEPPKQGKEKAKKAEQGSEEGEEEEEEGESKADDPSAHLSKKEKKKLKKQMEYERQVASLKAANAAENDFSVSQAEVSSRQAMLENASDIKLEKFSISAHGKELFVNADLYIVAGRRYGLVGPNGKGKTTLLKHIANRALSIPPNIDVLLCEQEVVADETPAVQAVLRADTKRLKLLEEERRLQAQLEQGDDAAAERLEKVYEELRATGAAAAEAKARRILAGLGFDPEMQNRPTQKFSGGWRMRVSLARALFMEPTLLMLDEPTNHLDLNAVIWLNNYLQGWRKTLLIVSHDQGFLDDVCTDIIHLDAQRLHYYRGNYMTFKKMYQQKQKELLKQYEKQEKKLKELKAGGKSTKQAEKQTKEALTRKQQKCRRKNQDEESQEAPELLKRPREYTVRFTFPDPPPLSPPVLGLHGVTFGYEGQKPLFKNLDFGIDMDSRICIVGPNGVGKSTLLLLLTGKLTPTRGEMRKNHRLKIGFFNQQYAEQLRMEETPTEYLQRGFNLPYQDARKCLGRFGLESHAHTIQICKLSGGQKARVVFAELACREPDVLILDEPTNNLDIESIDALGEAINEYKGAVIVVSHDARLITETNCQLWVVEEQSVSQIDGDFEDYKREVLEALGEVMVSRPRE comes from the exons ATGCCGAAAGCGCCCAAGCAGCAGCCGCCGGAGCCCGAGTGGATCGGGGACGGAGAGACCACGAGCCCCACAG ACAAAGTggtgaagaaagggaagaaggacaAGAAGACCAAAAAGACG TTCTTCGAGGAGCTGGCAGTAGAAGACAAACAGGCTGGGGAAGAAGAGAAAGTGCTCAAGGagaaggagcagcagcagcagcagcagcag CAAAAAAAGAAGCGAGACACCCGTAAAGGGAGGCGGAAAAAGGATGTGGATGATGATGGAGAGGAGAAGGAGCTCATGGAGCGTCTTAAGAAGCTCTCAGTACCAGCCAGCGATGAGGAGGACGAGG TACCCGCCCCAGTACCCAGAGGAGGGAAGAAAACCAAG GGTGGTAATGTTTTTGCAGCCCTGATTCAGGATCAgagtgaagaggaggaggaggaggaaaaacatCCTCCTAAGCCGGCCAAGCCAGAGAAGAATCGGATCAATAAG GCTGTATCTCAGGAACAACAGCCAGGGTTGAAGGGCAAAAAGACAAAGGAGGAGAAGTCAAAGGGGAAGGCCAAG CCTCAAAATAAATTTGCTGCTCTggagagtgaggaggaggaggatgaagaggaagcaacaaaagaaaaggaaccaCCCAAACAAGGGAAGGAGAAGGCCAAGAAGGCagaacag GGctcagaggaaggagaagaggaggaggaagaaggggagtcCAAGGCTGATGACCCCTCTGCTCACCTTagcaagaaggagaagaagaagctCAAGAAACAA atGGAGTATGAGCGCCAGGTGGCTTCGTTAAAAGCAGCCAATGCTGCTGAAAATGACTTCTCCGTGTCACAAGCAGAGGTGTCTTCCCGCCAGGCCATGCTAGAAAATGCCTCTGACATCAAG CTGGAGAAGTTCAGCATCTCGGCCCACGGCAAGGAGCTGTTCGTCAACGCAGACCTGTACATCGTCGCCGGCCGCCGCTACGGGCTGGTGGGACCCAATGG CAAGGGCAAGACCACTCTGCTCAAGCACATCGCCAACCGAGCCCTGAGCATCCCCCCCAACATCGACGTGCTGCTCTGCGAGCAGG AGGTGGTGGCTGATGAGACGCCAGCCGTGCAGGCTGTCCTTCGCGCGGACACCAAGCGCTTGAAGCTGCTGGAGGAGGAGCGGCGGCTTCAGGCGCAGCTGGAGCAGGGCGACGACGCGGCTGCCGAGAGGCTCGAGAAG gtGTATGAGGAACTGCGGGCCACCGGGGCTGCCGCTGCAGAGGCCAAAGCCCGCCGGATCCTGGCCGGTCTGGGCTTTGACCCTGAGATGCAGAATCGACCCACACAGAAGTTCTCGGGGGGCTGGCGCATGCGTGTCTCCTTGGCCAG GGCGCTGTTCATGGAGCCCACGCTGCTGATGTTGGATGAGCCCACCAACCACCTGGACCTCAACGCTGTCATCTGGCTCAACAA CTATCTCCAGGGCTGGCGGAAGACGCTGCTCATCGTCTCCCACGACCAGGGCTTCCTGGATGACGTTTGTACTGACATCATCCATCTCGATGCCCAGCGGCTTCACTACTACAGGGGCAATTACA TGACCTTCAAGAAGATGTATCAGCAAAAGCAGAAGGAACTGCTGAAGCAATATGAGAAGCAGGAGAAAAAGCTGAAGGAGCTAAAGGCCGGTGGCAAGTCCACCAAGCAGGCG GAGAAGCAAACCAAGGAAGCCTTGACTCGAAAGCAGCAGAAGTGCCGGCGGAAAAACCAGGACGAGGAGTCGCAGGAGGCCCCCGAGCTGCTGAAGCGCCCCAGGGAGTACACCGTGCGCTTCACGTTCCCCGACCCGCCGCCGCTCAGCCCTCCGGTGCTGGGCCTGCACG GTGTGACCTTTGGCTATGAGGGGCAGAAACCACTCTTTAAGAATCTGGATTTTGGCATCGACATGGACTCAAGGA TCTGCATTGTGGGCCCTAACGGCGTGGGGAAGagcaccctgctgctgctgctgacagGCAAGCTGACACCG ACTCGGGGTGAAATGAGGAAGAACCACCGGCTG AAAATTGGCTTCTTCAACCAGCAGTATGCAGAGCAGCTGCGCATGGAGGAGACGCCCACCGAGTACCTGCAGCGGGGCTTCAACCTGCCCTACCAGGACGCGCGCAAGTGCCTGGGCCGCTTCGGCCTGGAGAGCCACGCCCACACCATCCAGATCTGCAAGCTCTCTG GTGGACAGAAAGCCCGAGTTGTGTTTGCAGAGCTGGCCTGTCGGGAGCCTGACGTCCTCATCTTG GATGAACCCACCAATAACTTGGACATCGAGTCTATCGACGCTCTAGGAGAGGCCATCAACGAATACAAGGGTG CTGTGATCGTCGTCAGCCACGATGCCCGACTCATCACAGAAACCAACTGCCAGCTGTGGGTGGTGGAGGAGCAGAGTGTTAGCCAGATCGATGGTGACTTCGAAGACTACAAGCGGGAGGTGTTGGAGGCCCTGGGAGAAGTCATGGTCAGCCGGCCCCGAGAGTGA